A region of Capsicum annuum cultivar UCD-10X-F1 unplaced genomic scaffold, UCD10Xv1.1 ctg3668, whole genome shotgun sequence DNA encodes the following proteins:
- the LOC107848830 gene encoding glycine-rich protein 23-like, with amino-acid sequence MGLSTRSLVCFLSLVLFVDCVVFADVNGVGDEKLLFGHRPKFGKRFGKGGGFGGGGGLGGGGGLGGGGGGGFGGGGGGGVGGGAGAGGGFGGGAGGGIGGGLGGGGGGFGGGGGIGGGH; translated from the exons ATGGGATTATCAACTCGTTCACTTGTGTGTTTTCTTTCACTCGTGTTGTTTGTTGATTGTGTTGTGTTTGCTGATGTTAATGGAGTTGGAGATGAGAAGCTCCTCTTTGGACATAGACCAAAGTTTGGGAAGCGTTTTGGTAAAGGTGGTGGATTTGGAGGTGGAGGTGGATTAGGAGGAGGTG GTGGTCTAGGTGGAGGTGGAGGCGGTGGCTTTGGTGGTGGTGGAGGTGGTGGCGTTGGTGGCGGTGCTGGTGCTGGAGGTGGCTTTGGTGGTGGTGCCGGTGGAGGCATTGGCGGAGGTCtaggaggtggtggtggtggatttggtgGTGGCGGAGGCATTGGCGGTGGTCATTAA